In one window of Photobacterium leiognathi DNA:
- a CDS encoding Dyp-type peroxidase: MSIAQPAIVPDRGAFALYVVMNVVGNKQNVIAQCQSIHQLLADLNAEQQDAKLHASVAFGKGFWESLGQQSPAELTEFRQLGKGDTVAPATSGDVLLHIHSNRHDLNFYAFRVFFEKMAQDVEVLDETYGFQYLDHRDMTDFIDGTENPQTAEDRANVGVIAEGEFAGGSYVMVQRYVHNLPAWHRLNVQAQEKVIGRTKTDSVELEDVPAASHVGRVDIKENGKGLKILRHSLPYGSVTADHGLLFIAYCQRQHHFDAQLESMFGETDGKTDQMLRFSKPVTGAYFFAPSMAMLNSL; encoded by the coding sequence ATGAGTATTGCCCAACCAGCAATTGTTCCAGATCGTGGCGCCTTTGCCCTTTATGTTGTAATGAATGTTGTTGGTAATAAGCAAAATGTTATTGCTCAATGCCAGTCTATTCATCAATTACTTGCTGATTTGAATGCAGAGCAGCAAGACGCCAAACTACACGCCAGCGTTGCTTTCGGTAAAGGATTTTGGGAGTCTTTGGGTCAGCAAAGCCCTGCTGAATTAACAGAGTTTCGTCAGTTAGGTAAGGGTGATACCGTTGCTCCTGCAACCAGTGGTGATGTGCTATTACATATCCACTCTAATCGTCATGATCTTAACTTCTACGCATTCCGTGTATTCTTCGAAAAAATGGCACAGGATGTAGAAGTATTAGATGAAACATACGGTTTCCAATACTTAGATCACCGTGACATGACAGATTTCATCGATGGTACTGAGAACCCACAAACAGCGGAAGATCGTGCTAACGTGGGTGTGATTGCAGAAGGTGAGTTTGCAGGTGGTAGCTATGTAATGGTACAGCGCTATGTTCATAACCTACCAGCATGGCATCGTTTGAATGTTCAAGCTCAAGAGAAAGTGATTGGTCGTACCAAAACAGATTCTGTAGAGCTAGAAGATGTTCCAGCTGCATCACACGTAGGTCGTGTTGATATTAAAGAAAATGGTAAAGGTTTAAAGATCTTACGTCACAGCTTGCCATATGGCTCTGTAACCGCTGATCACGGATTGTTATTCATTGCTTACTGTCAGCGTCAGCATCACTTTGATGCGCAGCTTGAAAGCATGTTTGGTGAAACTGATGGCAAGACAGATCAGATGCTACGTTTCTCAAAACCTGTCACTGGCGCATACTTCTTTGCACCATCAATGGCAATGTTAAATAGCCTATAA
- a CDS encoding nitrate reductase cytochrome c-type subunit, which yields MKRILLAVLAVSALMAGVVQSEESTPAKPVSEAVAKTEILNPGGIGGLESLRGSAELEDTRPADPMKHYPKDQGVIDNDYVYQPPLIPHTIRHYEVSLNANKCLACHSWKNAKEMGATKISITHYVSPQEGQVLSDVSPSRYFCQQCHVPQADAKPLVENDFKRVSALQ from the coding sequence ATGAAAAGAATCTTATTGGCTGTATTAGCGGTGAGTGCATTAATGGCTGGGGTTGTGCAAAGCGAAGAATCAACACCGGCGAAACCTGTATCAGAAGCAGTAGCGAAAACAGAAATATTAAATCCGGGCGGTATTGGTGGCCTTGAATCATTACGTGGTTCAGCGGAATTAGAAGATACACGCCCTGCTGATCCAATGAAGCATTATCCGAAAGATCAAGGTGTGATTGATAACGATTATGTGTATCAGCCACCGTTGATCCCACATACGATCCGTCATTACGAAGTGTCACTAAACGCAAACAAATGCCTTGCTTGTCATAGCTGGAAAAATGCCAAAGAAATGGGCGCAACCAAGATCAGTATAACGCACTATGTGTCACCGCAAGAAGGACAGGTGCTATCCGATGTATCACCAAGTCGTTACTTCTGTCAGCAGTGTCACGTTCCACAAGCGGATGCTAAGCCATTAGTAGAGAATGACTTCAAACGTGTTAGTGCATTGCAGTAA
- the crr gene encoding PTS glucose transporter subunit IIA has translation MGLFDKLKKLVSDDSNEAGAIEIIAPLSGEIVNIEDVPDVVFAEKIVGDGIAIKPAGNKMVAPVNGTIGKIFETNHAFSIESDDGIELFVHFGIDTVELKGEGFTRIAEEGQTVKVGDTIIEFDLALLEEKAKSTLTPVVISNMDEIKELTKLSGAVNVGETPVLRVKK, from the coding sequence ATGGGTCTGTTTGACAAATTGAAGAAACTGGTTTCTGACGACAGCAATGAAGCTGGTGCAATTGAAATCATCGCACCTCTTTCTGGCGAAATCGTTAACATCGAAGATGTGCCAGATGTAGTATTTGCTGAAAAAATCGTTGGTGACGGTATTGCTATCAAACCAGCTGGCAACAAAATGGTTGCACCAGTAAACGGTACTATCGGTAAGATCTTTGAAACTAACCACGCTTTCTCTATTGAGTCTGACGATGGCATCGAACTTTTCGTTCACTTCGGTATTGATACTGTTGAACTTAAAGGCGAAGGTTTCACTCGCATCGCTGAAGAAGGCCAAACTGTTAAAGTTGGCGACACTATCATCGAGTTCGATCTTGCACTACTAGAAGAGAAAGCTAAGTCAACTCTGACTCCAGTTGTTATCTCTAACATGGACGAGATCAAAGAGCTAACTAAGCTTTCTGGCGCAGTAAACGTTGGTGAAACACCAGTTCTACGCGTTAAGAAATAA
- a CDS encoding TIGR02808 family protein: protein MSTLESVIWHVLGYAAMLVIILSGFVAVAAICIWLLSLGKDKNMTK from the coding sequence ATGAGTACACTTGAGTCGGTGATCTGGCATGTACTGGGTTACGCAGCGATGCTGGTGATTATTTTATCTGGGTTTGTTGCAGTTGCAGCTATTTGTATTTGGCTGTTATCGCTCGGTAAAGATAAAAACATGACTAAGTAA
- the napA gene encoding periplasmic nitrate reductase subunit alpha, whose amino-acid sequence MKMTRRAFVKANAAASAAAVAGITLPASATNLIVSSDETKIKWDKAPCRFCGTGCSVLVGTQNGRVVATQGDPKAPVNKGLNCIKGYFLSKIMYGKDRLQTPMLRMKNGQYDKEGEFTSVSWDTAFDVMADKWKAALKKQGPSGVGMFGSGQWTVMEGYAASKMMKAGFRSNNIDPNARHCMASAVVGFMRTFGIDEPMGCYDDLENADVFVLWGSNMAEMHPVLWTRMTDRRLSHPHVKVNVLSTYQHRSFELADNGMIFKPQTDLAIANFIANYIIQNDAVNWDFVNKHTHFKRAQTDIGYGLRDDNPLQQKAANPNSGDMFPMTFEEYKASVAEYTVEKASEMSGVAPEKLIQLAKYYADPKLKVMSLWTMGMNQHTRGVWMQSLVYNLHLLTGKIATPGNSPFSLTGQPSACGTAREVGTFAHRLPADMVVANPKHREIAEKIWKLPEGTIPPKPGYHAVLQDRMLKDGKLNAYWVMCNNNMQAGPNINEERLPGYRNPENFIVCSDPYPTVTAQAADLILPTAMWVEKEGAYGNAERRTQAWYQQVEAPGEAKSDLWQIMEFSKRFKVEEVWGEELINKMPQYRGKTMYDILFRNGQVDKFPLSETQELNDDAKAQGFYVQKGLFEEYASFGRGHGHDLAPYDTYHQVRGLRWPVVDGKETLWRFKEGSDPYAKKGTDWDFYGKPDGKAWIISAPYEAPPEVPDNEYDMWLCTGRVLEHWHTGTMTRRVPELYKAVPDALCYLHPEDAKKRGLRRGDEVNVASRRGEIRCRVETRGRNRPPVGLAFVPFFDARILVNKLILDATDPLSKQTDFKKCPIKISKV is encoded by the coding sequence ATGAAGATGACAAGACGTGCATTTGTTAAAGCAAATGCTGCCGCATCAGCCGCCGCTGTTGCAGGTATTACCTTACCCGCGTCAGCAACTAACTTAATTGTTAGTTCTGATGAAACAAAAATTAAATGGGATAAAGCGCCTTGTCGTTTTTGTGGTACTGGCTGTTCTGTTTTGGTGGGTACCCAAAATGGTCGAGTTGTTGCTACTCAAGGTGATCCTAAAGCGCCAGTAAATAAAGGTCTTAACTGTATTAAAGGTTATTTCCTTTCAAAAATCATGTACGGCAAAGATCGTCTACAAACGCCAATGCTTCGTATGAAGAACGGTCAGTACGATAAAGAAGGTGAGTTCACTTCAGTATCGTGGGATACCGCATTTGATGTAATGGCTGATAAGTGGAAGGCGGCACTGAAGAAGCAAGGTCCATCGGGCGTGGGCATGTTTGGTTCAGGTCAATGGACGGTGATGGAAGGTTACGCCGCATCAAAAATGATGAAGGCTGGTTTCCGTTCTAACAATATCGATCCCAATGCTCGTCACTGTATGGCATCTGCGGTAGTGGGTTTCATGCGTACTTTTGGTATTGATGAGCCGATGGGGTGTTATGACGATCTAGAGAATGCTGATGTGTTCGTCCTATGGGGTTCTAACATGGCAGAAATGCACCCTGTATTATGGACGCGTATGACGGATCGCCGTTTAAGTCACCCTCACGTTAAAGTGAATGTCCTTTCAACCTATCAGCACCGTTCATTTGAATTAGCTGATAACGGCATGATCTTTAAACCGCAAACCGATTTAGCCATTGCCAATTTTATTGCGAATTACATTATCCAAAACGATGCGGTGAACTGGGACTTTGTTAACAAGCACACCCATTTCAAACGCGCGCAAACAGATATCGGTTATGGTCTACGTGACGATAACCCACTACAACAAAAAGCAGCAAATCCAAACTCGGGTGATATGTTCCCAATGACATTCGAGGAATACAAAGCTTCTGTTGCGGAATACACAGTAGAAAAAGCGTCAGAAATGTCAGGTGTTGCGCCTGAAAAACTGATTCAGCTTGCGAAATACTATGCCGATCCAAAACTAAAAGTGATGTCACTTTGGACGATGGGTATGAACCAACATACCCGTGGTGTTTGGATGCAAAGCTTGGTTTATAACCTGCACCTACTAACTGGTAAAATTGCAACGCCGGGTAATAGTCCGTTCTCACTAACAGGTCAACCATCAGCATGTGGTACTGCTCGTGAAGTGGGTACGTTTGCTCATCGTCTTCCTGCAGATATGGTAGTTGCTAATCCGAAACACCGTGAAATCGCAGAAAAGATTTGGAAACTGCCTGAAGGTACTATTCCGCCAAAGCCTGGTTATCACGCAGTCTTACAAGATCGCATGTTAAAAGATGGCAAGTTAAATGCGTATTGGGTGATGTGTAATAACAATATGCAAGCTGGGCCAAATATTAACGAAGAGCGTTTACCGGGTTACCGTAATCCAGAAAACTTCATTGTTTGTTCTGATCCGTACCCAACGGTGACAGCGCAAGCTGCCGATCTGATTTTACCAACAGCAATGTGGGTAGAAAAAGAAGGGGCTTACGGCAATGCTGAGCGTCGTACACAAGCTTGGTATCAACAAGTTGAAGCACCAGGTGAAGCAAAATCAGATTTATGGCAAATCATGGAATTCTCTAAACGCTTCAAAGTAGAAGAAGTGTGGGGAGAAGAGCTGATCAATAAAATGCCTCAGTATCGTGGTAAAACCATGTATGACATTTTATTCCGTAATGGTCAGGTTGATAAATTCCCATTAAGTGAAACACAAGAACTAAATGATGATGCCAAAGCACAAGGCTTTTATGTCCAAAAAGGCTTGTTTGAAGAATATGCGTCATTTGGTCGTGGTCATGGGCATGATTTAGCACCGTATGATACTTACCACCAAGTACGTGGTTTACGTTGGCCTGTAGTTGATGGCAAAGAAACCTTGTGGCGCTTTAAAGAAGGTTCTGATCCTTATGCTAAAAAAGGCACTGACTGGGACTTCTACGGCAAACCTGATGGTAAAGCGTGGATCATTTCAGCGCCTTACGAAGCACCACCGGAAGTGCCAGATAACGAATACGATATGTGGCTATGTACAGGTCGTGTACTTGAGCATTGGCACACAGGTACCATGACCCGCCGTGTACCTGAGCTGTATAAAGCAGTTCCTGATGCACTGTGTTATTTACATCCAGAAGATGCGAAAAAACGTGGTTTACGCCGTGGTGATGAAGTGAATGTGGCTTCTCGTCGTGGCGAGATCCGCTGCCGTGTTGAAACCCGTGGTCGTAATCGTCCACCTGTTGGACTGGCATTTGTCCCATTCTTTGATGCACGTATTTTGGTCAATAAACTGATTCTTGATGCGACTGATCCGCTATCGAAGCAGACCGATTTTAAAAAGTGCCCAATTAAAATCAGCAAGGTTTAA
- a CDS encoding NapC/NirT family cytochrome c, with protein sequence MKLLKTFWLRLKTPSKVAVGLVLFMGFIGGLLFWGAFNTAMEKTNTEEFCAGCHAPIVEEIQETIHFSNRSGVRAICSDCHVPHNWTDKIVRKVQASKEIVAHLMGTIDTPEKFAERRGHLAEREWKRMKDNNSQECRNCHEFNYMDFSEQAPRSAKLHSTALASGDKTCVDCHKGIAHKLPDMKNIEGWQ encoded by the coding sequence ATGAAGTTATTAAAAACGTTTTGGTTACGCTTAAAAACACCGAGTAAAGTGGCTGTGGGTTTAGTGCTATTCATGGGTTTTATTGGCGGCTTATTGTTCTGGGGCGCATTTAATACTGCGATGGAAAAGACCAATACCGAAGAGTTCTGTGCTGGTTGTCACGCACCAATCGTTGAAGAAATTCAAGAAACGATCCACTTTTCTAATCGTTCTGGTGTTCGTGCTATTTGTTCGGATTGTCACGTTCCTCACAATTGGACAGACAAAATCGTTCGTAAAGTACAGGCATCGAAAGAAATTGTGGCTCACTTGATGGGAACGATTGATACCCCAGAAAAATTTGCTGAGCGCCGGGGGCATTTAGCAGAACGAGAATGGAAGCGAATGAAGGACAATAACTCACAAGAGTGCCGTAATTGTCATGAGTTCAATTATATGGATTTCTCAGAGCAAGCGCCTCGTAGTGCTAAACTACACTCAACAGCGTTAGCATCGGGGGATAAAACCTGTGTAGATTGTCATAAAGGCATCGCACATAAACTTCCTGATATGAAAAATATTGAAGGCTGGCAATAA
- a CDS encoding HPr family phosphocarrier protein, whose amino-acid sequence MYQKQVEITAPNGLHTRPAAQFVKEAKSFDADVTVTANGKSASAKSLFKLQTLGLIKGAQITISGEGAQAQEAVDALIQLKEDHDGSPVAMFREI is encoded by the coding sequence ATGTATCAGAAGCAAGTTGAAATCACAGCACCAAATGGTTTACACACTCGTCCAGCGGCTCAGTTCGTTAAAGAAGCTAAATCATTCGATGCAGATGTGACTGTAACTGCTAACGGTAAAAGCGCAAGCGCGAAAAGCCTATTCAAGCTTCAAACTCTTGGCCTAATCAAAGGCGCACAAATCACTATCTCTGGTGAAGGTGCTCAAGCTCAAGAAGCTGTTGACGCTCTAATTCAGCTAAAAGAAGATCACGACGGTTCTCCAGTTGCAATGTTCCGCGAAATCTAA
- a CDS encoding DUF1499 domain-containing protein, with product MAHFRASLIFLSLLLTGCSERSADVWMSQIALPCGDKPNCVSTLDKREDFTLSPFVLTPKGMDDWEAIKQAALTLPGAQLADQATHYLHIEATSKVFRFVDDLEIVQTGDHLDVRSASRIGYYDFGVNRKRAEMLRERLIQNGLIVNK from the coding sequence ATGGCTCACTTTCGCGCTTCACTTATTTTCTTATCGCTTTTGCTTACTGGTTGTAGTGAGCGGAGTGCAGATGTTTGGATGAGCCAAATTGCACTCCCTTGTGGCGATAAACCCAATTGTGTGTCGACCCTTGATAAGCGTGAAGACTTTACACTCTCGCCATTTGTGCTTACACCTAAAGGCATGGACGATTGGGAAGCAATAAAACAAGCAGCGTTAACATTGCCTGGAGCTCAATTAGCAGATCAAGCGACCCACTATTTACATATTGAAGCCACCAGCAAAGTCTTCCGTTTTGTTGATGATCTGGAGATAGTACAAACTGGCGATCATCTCGATGTCCGTTCAGCTTCACGTATTGGTTATTATGATTTTGGGGTAAATAGAAAGCGCGCTGAAATGTTGCGGGAACGACTCATTCAGAATGGTTTAATCGTAAACAAATAA
- a CDS encoding DUF2919 domain-containing protein, producing MLYPIDAYDQHGQLKINTMLWFVLLFNAKAWLVFVMAGVSRTQGGELLELIYPIRETLYLGMVIGSPAILLMWLSGQRNKNNKLINFLWRQGKRTLLAAYSIDILMQIHHLVISHGAFNWIGAITLLLTTWLGLYLLRSSRVRDLFAD from the coding sequence TTGTTATATCCGATAGATGCTTATGATCAGCATGGACAATTAAAAATTAATACGATGCTGTGGTTCGTGTTGCTCTTTAACGCCAAAGCTTGGTTAGTGTTTGTAATGGCGGGTGTAAGCAGAACGCAAGGGGGAGAACTTCTTGAGCTGATTTACCCAATACGCGAAACCTTATACCTAGGCATGGTAATTGGTAGCCCTGCAATTTTATTAATGTGGTTATCAGGGCAACGAAATAAAAATAACAAATTAATAAATTTTCTGTGGCGGCAGGGAAAGAGAACATTACTCGCGGCCTACAGTATTGATATTTTAATGCAAATACATCACTTAGTTATCAGCCATGGTGCCTTTAACTGGATTGGAGCCATAACCTTGTTGTTAACCACGTGGCTTGGACTTTACCTTCTACGAAGCTCACGGGTGAGGGATTTATTTGCAGATTAG
- the ptsI gene encoding phosphoenolpyruvate-protein phosphotransferase PtsI, with the protein MISGILASPGIAFAKALLLQEEEIVLNKTPISADQIDNEIQRFFDARKKSSEQLEVIKEKARVTFGEEKEAIFEGHIMLLEDEELEEEIIALIKDKTSADYAIYSVIEEQAQTLESLDDEYLKERAADIRDIGSRFIKNALGINVINLSAINEEVILVANDLTPSETAQINLDYVRGFITDIGGRTSHTSIMARSLEIPAIVGTNDITSKVKSGDMLVLDAINNQVVINPTDDELNKFKAISDAHKAEQEELAKLKDLPAITLDGKQVEVCGNIGTVKDCDGVNRNGGEGVGLYRTEFLFMDRDALPTEEEQYQAYKEVAEAMHGEPVIIRTMDIGGDKDLPYLDLPKEMNPFLGWRAIRISLDRREILRDQFRAILRASAHGKIRIMFPMIISVEEVRTLKAAIEEFKAELTAEGLAFDANIEIGVMVETPAAAAIAHHLAKEVSFFSIGTNDLTQYTLAVDRGNELISHLYNPLSPAVLTVIKQVIDASHAEGKWTGMCGELAGDERATLLLLGMGLDEFSMSAISIPRIKKVIRNANFADVKAMAEHALSLPTAAEIEEHVEKFIAEKTIC; encoded by the coding sequence ATGATTTCAGGTATCTTGGCATCTCCAGGTATTGCTTTTGCTAAAGCACTACTATTGCAAGAAGAAGAGATTGTTCTAAACAAAACACCAATCTCTGCTGACCAAATCGATAACGAAATTCAACGTTTCTTCGACGCTCGAAAGAAATCGTCTGAGCAACTAGAAGTAATCAAAGAAAAAGCACGAGTCACGTTTGGTGAAGAGAAAGAAGCGATCTTTGAAGGTCACATCATGTTGCTTGAAGATGAGGAGCTAGAAGAAGAAATCATAGCCCTTATTAAAGACAAAACATCGGCTGACTATGCGATTTACTCTGTGATCGAAGAGCAAGCACAAACGCTTGAGTCTTTAGATGACGAGTACCTTAAAGAACGTGCTGCAGATATCCGTGATATCGGTAGCCGTTTCATTAAAAACGCATTAGGCATCAATGTAATCAACCTAAGTGCAATCAACGAAGAAGTTATCCTAGTTGCTAACGACTTAACGCCTTCTGAAACTGCACAAATCAACCTTGATTACGTTCGTGGCTTTATCACAGATATCGGTGGTCGTACTTCACACACTTCAATCATGGCACGCTCTCTTGAGATCCCAGCGATTGTGGGTACAAACGATATCACATCAAAAGTTAAATCTGGCGACATGCTAGTACTTGATGCAATCAACAACCAGGTTGTTATCAATCCAACTGATGATGAATTAAACAAATTCAAAGCTATTAGCGATGCACACAAAGCTGAGCAAGAAGAACTAGCTAAGCTAAAAGATCTTCCTGCAATCACGCTTGATGGCAAGCAAGTAGAAGTTTGCGGTAACATCGGTACAGTTAAAGACTGTGACGGCGTAAACCGTAATGGTGGTGAAGGCGTTGGTCTATACCGTACTGAGTTCCTGTTCATGGATCGCGATGCTCTACCTACAGAAGAAGAGCAATACCAAGCGTACAAAGAAGTAGCAGAAGCAATGCACGGTGAGCCAGTGATTATCCGTACTATGGATATCGGTGGTGATAAAGATCTTCCATACCTAGATCTACCAAAAGAAATGAACCCATTCTTGGGTTGGCGTGCGATTCGTATCAGCCTTGACCGTCGTGAAATCCTACGTGATCAATTCCGTGCTATTCTTCGTGCATCTGCACACGGTAAGATCCGCATCATGTTCCCGATGATTATCTCGGTTGAAGAAGTTCGCACACTTAAAGCTGCTATTGAAGAGTTTAAAGCAGAATTAACTGCTGAAGGCTTGGCTTTTGACGCTAACATCGAAATCGGTGTTATGGTTGAAACACCAGCAGCTGCAGCTATTGCACACCATCTAGCGAAAGAAGTTTCTTTCTTTAGTATTGGTACCAACGACTTAACCCAGTATACTCTAGCAGTTGACCGCGGTAATGAGCTGATTTCTCATCTTTACAACCCGCTATCTCCTGCTGTACTTACAGTGATCAAGCAAGTAATTGATGCTTCTCACGCTGAAGGTAAGTGGACAGGTATGTGTGGTGAGCTTGCTGGCGACGAACGTGCAACTCTACTGCTTTTAGGTATGGGTCTTGACGAATTCAGTATGAGTGCGATTTCTATCCCTCGCATCAAGAAAGTTATCCGTAACGCTAACTTCGCTGATGTTAAAGCAATGGCAGAGCACGCATTGTCTCTACCTACTGCTGCTGAAATCGAAGAGCACGTAGAAAAATTCATCGCAGAAAAGACCATCTGCTAA
- the cysK gene encoding cysteine synthase A, whose product MSKIYEDNSLTIGNTPLVRLNRVSNGKVFAKVEARNPSFSVKCRIGANMIWDAEKKGLLKEGVELVEPTSGNTGVALAFVAAARGYKLTLTMPESMSLERRKLLKALGANLVLTEAPKGMKGAIDKAEEIVNSDPSKYLLLQQFNNPANPEIHEKTTGPEIWDATDGEIDVFVSGVGTGGTLTGVSRFIKQQKGKAITTVAVEPLESPVITQTLNGDTVQPAPHKIQGIGAGFIPGNLDLELIDEVQKVSSDDAIEMARRLMEEEGILAGISSGAAVVAANNIAARPEFADKNIVVVLPSSGERYLSTALFAGIFTEKETQQ is encoded by the coding sequence ATGAGCAAGATTTACGAAGATAATTCGCTAACCATCGGTAATACTCCACTAGTACGTCTAAACCGTGTCAGTAATGGCAAAGTTTTCGCAAAAGTTGAAGCTCGTAACCCAAGCTTTAGCGTTAAATGTCGTATTGGCGCCAATATGATTTGGGATGCAGAGAAAAAAGGTCTATTAAAGGAAGGCGTTGAACTCGTTGAGCCAACCAGTGGTAATACAGGTGTCGCTCTGGCTTTCGTCGCTGCTGCTCGTGGTTACAAGCTAACGCTGACAATGCCTGAAAGCATGAGTCTTGAGCGTCGTAAACTACTAAAAGCACTTGGTGCTAACCTTGTGCTAACCGAAGCACCTAAAGGTATGAAAGGCGCGATTGATAAAGCAGAAGAAATCGTAAATTCAGATCCAAGCAAGTACCTTCTGCTACAGCAATTTAATAACCCGGCAAACCCAGAAATTCACGAAAAGACAACAGGTCCTGAAATTTGGGATGCGACTGATGGTGAGATTGACGTATTCGTGTCAGGTGTTGGTACTGGCGGCACATTAACGGGTGTAAGTCGTTTTATTAAACAACAAAAAGGTAAAGCGATTACCACTGTTGCTGTTGAGCCACTAGAATCTCCAGTGATCACTCAGACACTAAATGGTGATACAGTTCAACCCGCTCCGCATAAGATCCAAGGTATTGGTGCAGGCTTCATCCCTGGCAACCTAGATCTAGAACTGATTGATGAAGTTCAAAAAGTAAGCTCTGATGATGCAATTGAAATGGCACGTCGTCTAATGGAAGAAGAAGGGATCCTTGCTGGTATCTCATCAGGTGCCGCTGTTGTCGCTGCTAATAATATTGCAGCTCGCCCTGAGTTTGCTGATAAAAATATTGTTGTTGTGCTACCAAGTTCTGGTGAACGTTACCTATCAACAGCGTTATTTGCGGGCATTTTCACAGAAAAAGAAACACAACAGTGA
- a CDS encoding DUF2956 domain-containing protein → MANRKQSTPSPETQAEAMRIAKGTQKEGQTKEQTRLIALGIQKGIEQYKKQQKAKAREHDKLKKKIARTKASNDADNAPEVVTETIYQQSKLAWGLLVASWIGFIAYLLLPTFK, encoded by the coding sequence ATGGCAAACAGAAAGCAATCAACACCTTCTCCTGAAACACAAGCTGAAGCGATGCGTATTGCTAAAGGTACACAAAAAGAAGGGCAAACAAAGGAACAAACACGACTTATTGCCCTCGGGATTCAAAAAGGGATCGAGCAATATAAAAAACAACAAAAAGCTAAAGCCCGTGAACACGACAAGCTGAAAAAGAAGATTGCGCGTACCAAAGCCTCAAATGATGCGGATAATGCACCTGAAGTCGTCACAGAAACGATTTACCAGCAAAGTAAGTTAGCGTGGGGATTGCTGGTTGCATCATGGATCGGCTTTATTGCTTATTTACTACTGCCAACATTCAAATAA